The Sinomicrobium kalidii genome contains a region encoding:
- a CDS encoding polysaccharide deacetylase family protein, producing the protein MLNFRTVNITTIILLAGLCITGYFTPVPLWFFSVIVIGWLLMTIIGSFFIKYNYHVKSLLSNREVSGNRIAITFDDGPHPQFTPEILELLRQSGAKATFFCIGKHIEAHPDLFRKIIDGGHSVGNHTYSHSGYFGFFSSKKVARELEKTNRVVKELTGLNMRLYRPAYGVTNPHIRKALKVTGLHSVGWSKRSLDTTALDTETVLKRVTTGLKKGDIILLHDTSAKTVTVLERLLSFMQERNMQSVTVDSLFNIKAYA; encoded by the coding sequence ATGTTAAACTTCAGGACGGTTAACATAACGACCATCATACTCCTGGCAGGGCTATGCATAACGGGATATTTTACCCCTGTTCCGCTTTGGTTTTTTTCGGTCATTGTCATAGGATGGCTACTCATGACCATAATTGGTTCATTTTTTATCAAATACAACTACCATGTTAAATCATTACTTTCAAACAGGGAGGTCTCCGGTAACCGGATCGCTATAACCTTTGATGACGGACCTCATCCGCAATTCACTCCTGAAATACTGGAACTTTTGCGGCAATCCGGGGCCAAAGCCACATTTTTCTGCATCGGAAAACACATCGAGGCACATCCCGATCTGTTTCGGAAAATTATTGACGGTGGTCACTCCGTAGGGAATCATACCTATTCCCACTCCGGTTATTTTGGTTTTTTTTCCTCGAAAAAGGTAGCCCGCGAACTCGAAAAAACAAATCGAGTGGTAAAAGAACTCACCGGATTGAACATGCGGTTGTACAGACCGGCCTATGGCGTGACCAACCCTCATATAAGAAAAGCGCTTAAAGTAACCGGGCTACATTCCGTAGGGTGGAGCAAACGCTCCCTGGATACTACGGCACTGGATACGGAGACCGTTTTAAAACGGGTCACTACCGGCCTGAAAAAAGGAGACATTATCCTGTTGCACGACACCAGTGCCAAAACCGTTACCGTTTTGGAACGGTTATTGTCGTTCATGCAGGAGCGGAATATGCAGTCGGTGACCGTAGATTCACTTTTTAACATCAAGGCCTATGCGTAA